In one window of Polynucleobacter sp. AM-7D1 DNA:
- the ubiG gene encoding bifunctional 2-polyprenyl-6-hydroxyphenol methylase/3-demethylubiquinol 3-O-methyltransferase UbiG gives MNVDQSEIAKFSALAHRWWDPESEFKPLHAINPLRLNWIKTFVDLKGKKVLDVGCGGGILAESIAQSGADTCGIDLSEKALKVAELHALEVGATLQYRSISAEALAEEEPEQYDVVTCMEMLEHVPNPASVVRACAKLCKPGGALFFSTLNRSPKSYLFAIIGAEYILRLLPKGTHEYAKFIKPSELVAFTRQTGLEMIAMKGMSYNPLTQVYSLGDDVDVNYMIAVRK, from the coding sequence ATGAACGTCGATCAATCCGAAATCGCTAAATTCAGCGCCCTAGCCCATCGCTGGTGGGACCCTGAGAGTGAATTTAAGCCCCTGCATGCAATTAACCCATTGCGCCTGAACTGGATTAAGACCTTTGTTGACCTTAAGGGTAAGAAGGTGCTGGACGTGGGATGTGGCGGCGGCATTCTTGCTGAGTCAATTGCACAGTCTGGGGCCGATACTTGCGGGATTGATTTGTCTGAAAAAGCCCTGAAAGTCGCTGAATTGCATGCGCTCGAGGTAGGCGCCACCCTCCAATACCGCTCCATTTCTGCGGAAGCACTAGCTGAAGAAGAGCCAGAGCAGTATGACGTTGTGACCTGCATGGAGATGCTAGAACATGTGCCAAATCCTGCCTCAGTGGTTCGAGCTTGTGCGAAACTCTGCAAACCTGGCGGCGCCCTCTTTTTTAGCACCTTGAATCGCAGCCCTAAGTCCTACCTATTTGCCATTATTGGCGCGGAATACATCCTCCGACTTCTGCCAAAGGGTACCCACGAATACGCTAAATTCATCAAACCATCTGAATTAGTCGCATTTACTCGCCAAACAGGTTTAGAAATGATCGCAATGAAGGGGATGAGCTATAACCCTCTCACTCAGGTCTACAGCCTTGGTGATGACGTTGATGTGAACTATATGATTGCGGTGCGTAAATGA